One Campylobacter sp. RM16192 genomic region harbors:
- the recO gene encoding recombination protein RecO translates to MQGYIVHTQKVKEEDLIVYILTQESLIKCYRFYGARHPSVMQGFKIDFELNESANFLPHLRSVLHLGFNWLVVRERLMIWQQFMRLFYAHLKDVEQMDEVYFNQAEICAQRLLKQNPKRLIIEAYVRILEHEGRLHDEPTCFVCDEKIEGSISLTRGFLPSHPNCFGNLNLNFEKIQHLLKKKSTILLDDREVNELYSIVLQGF, encoded by the coding sequence ATGCAAGGCTACATCGTCCACACGCAAAAGGTCAAAGAAGAAGACCTGATCGTCTACATCCTCACGCAAGAGTCGCTCATCAAGTGCTACCGCTTCTACGGTGCGCGTCATCCAAGCGTTATGCAGGGCTTTAAGATCGACTTTGAGCTAAACGAAAGCGCAAATTTTCTCCCTCATCTTAGAAGTGTACTGCATCTTGGCTTTAACTGGCTTGTCGTGCGCGAGCGACTTATGATATGGCAGCAGTTCATGAGACTATTTTACGCCCATTTAAAGGATGTCGAGCAGATGGACGAAGTATATTTTAACCAGGCTGAAATTTGTGCTCAAAGACTCTTAAAGCAAAATCCAAAGCGCCTTATTATCGAGGCTTATGTGCGAATTTTAGAGCATGAAGGAAGGCTTCACGATGAGCCAACCTGCTTTGTTTGCGATGAAAAAATAGAAGGCTCTATATCCCTAACAAGAGGATTTTTACCATCTCACCCAAATTGTTTTGGTAATTTAAATCTAAATTTTGAAAAAATTCAACATCTACTCAAGAAAAAATCTACGATTTTATTAGATGATAGAGAGGTAAACGAGCTTTACAGCATAGTTTTACAAGGTTTTTAG